Part of the Arvicanthis niloticus isolate mArvNil1 chromosome 2, mArvNil1.pat.X, whole genome shotgun sequence genome, GCTATCAATTTCATAATGGACCCATAATGGGTATATTTCCTTATATACCACAAGTAAAAATTTGGGATAAATATCTTCCCTACTTGGTAAAAACATACCTTGATATTGGTCTTGGTCTTTAGTTGGTCAGTGAATATATTATCCCTTAAGTTGAGCTTCATAAAGGCCTGCCCCTCCCTTTGTAAAATAGTTATCCTGATTaaaattttgttgttcttgtaatttctttctgtattgcTCAAGATATCCTTTATAAGATTGTGAGCGTTCTTGTCCAAATTGTCGCTGTTGTCCAAATTGGGATAAGTCTTCCTCTGTTTTCATCTGTTGGGTCGACTTCTGCTGTACAGAGAGGTCGTCATCACTGAACCGTTTCCCCACTTGTGTCATATCTTCATCCATGGCAAATCCTTTATGTTGAGTTTGTTGAGAAAAACCTTTGAGGGATTTTTGTTGGCCATAGGATTTTAGTTGGGCATTTTGGGATTTTACTTGACTAAAGGAGGATTGTTTTTGGGATTTTTGTTGACCATAGGATTTTAGTTGGGCGTTTTGAGATTTCAGTTGGCCAAAAGAGCTCAGTTGATCTTCTTCACCGTAGGATTTTCTTTGACCATAGGATTTTATTTGGCCACTTTGGGATTTTACTTGTCCATAGGATTTCAGTTGTGCAGTTTGGGACTTCACTTGTCCAAAGGATTTGACCTGGGATTCTTGGGATTTCGTCTGTCCATAAGCGTTTACTTGTCCAAAGGATTTTACTTGGGATTCACTGGATTTCAGTTGCCCATAGGATTTTAGTTGACCATCTTGGGATTTTCTTTGTCCATAGGATTTTATTTGTGATTCACTGGATTTCAGTTGCCCATAGGATTTTAGTTGACCATCTTGGGATTTTCTTTGTCCATAGGATTTTATTTGTGATTCACTGGATTTCAGTTGTCCAAAGGATTTTATTTGGGACCCACTGGATTTTCTTTGTCCATAGGATTTTATTTGTGATTCACTGGATTTCAGTTGTCCAAAGGATTTTATTTGGGACCCACTGGATTTCAGTTGTCCAAAGGATTTTACTTGGGACGTACTGGATTTCACTTGTCCAAAGGATGATCCTCCAGATTTCAGTTGACCACTGGATTTTACTTGTCCAAAGGATTTTATTTGGGATTCTTGAGATTTCAGTTGGGATACCTGTCCTTTACGACAAAGGGCAGCCCCTTTTACACCTGTATGCTCTTCTGAAACCTGTGTCTCTGTCATGTCACCACCATCCTGGCCGAACacctggtgctgggattgcatGAAAATGCTTTCTTCAGCTGCCTCCTCACTTCCTCCTTTGATCCCGAAATTGAGATGGCCTTTCTGACCAAGCATAAATCCCGAGGAGCTGCTCTGGAAGTGACCTTTTGTCGCACCTGGTAATTAATAATGAGAATGTTTAAGTTAAATAATCTGCAGAGTTCTTCCAAGTCTTATTTCCAAAATTTCCTCATAAAACAATTGATGTTCCCAcaagggttttgggttttggtagaGAAGAAGTAGgtctcatcaaaaaaaaaaaaaaaaaaaaaaatcaccaacctATGAAAGGATCTGCTTACCCCCAGAGCACCCGTAAAGGCATTCTCCCTGAGTGACTTTCCCTCTAGCCACCATCCTTATACTTGCCATATTGTCCAACCACAGCTGCCTGTCTTTCCAGAatgaggagcagagaaagaatgaagaCAGA contains:
- the LOC117702563 gene encoding seminal vesicle secretory protein 2-like — its product is MKSSVFILSLLLILERQAAVVGQYGATKGHFQSSSSGFMLGQKGHLNFGIKGGSEEAAEESIFMQSQHQVFGQDGGDMTETQVSEEHTGVKGAALCRKGQVSQLKSQESQIKSFGQVKSSGQLKSGGSSFGQVKSSTSQVKSFGQLKSNGQLKSYGQLKSSESQVKSFGQVNAYGQTKSQESQVKSFGQVKSQTAQLKSYGQVKSQSGQIKSYGQRKSYGEEDQLSSFGQLKSQNAQLKSYGQQKSQKQSSFSQVKSQNAQLKSYGQQKSLKGFSQQTQHKGFAMDEDMTQVGKRFSDDDLSVQQKSTQQMKTEEDLSQFGQQRQFGQERSQSYKGYLEQYRKKLQEQQNFNQDNYFTKGGAGLYEAQLKG